The Apodemus sylvaticus chromosome 4, mApoSyl1.1, whole genome shotgun sequence nucleotide sequence caaggggccctccccacttgatcactaattgagaaaatgccccacagctggatctcatggaggcacttccccaactgaagctcctttctctgtgataactccagtctgtgtcaagttgacacacaaaaccagccagtacacttggctggttcttccaattctgagaaaaaccttatctacctcctgtggatctctattgcctcaatcaatgttttagaaaaatggcttacttcatgtttagagtgttgtttctgcatgcctatctgcatgtgtgctacccacagaatccagaggagggcactagatcccatgaAACTGACAGCTAGACTTTTGTGAGTTGCCCATTGCTACTAGGAATGAAACCTGGTTCTATTGACTGGCAgccagagcaccaagtgctcagtcatctcctcaggccctgtcccatttgattctgattacacacctgtggttgtcctcagcatgaggtcgagttgaagggaaacttgacaagtgaattctgaggaatctgggatacagagctaacagagcacaatctcttctttcaggttcatcctctcagcatcagtctttggaatgaggaattcagcctctgtccctatagtttctccatcttcccacacaATTGTGTCCACGCCATTCCCTGACTATTACTAATATTGAGAAGTTTGGgagtccatgaaaatattttattgtctcctctattggaaatttttgcaggtttttgtatctgctgactagctctatcttgtgttattggaattaagaaaaaataccattctggcataataaattacattatactgtgtaatttataaaccatggaatttattcccacagtgtgaaggtcaggaaggatcaacacacgcatttcttcataaatgataCCTGCTCTAGGGATATAATGGTAGAAGAGCCAATTGGCAAGGACCTACTCACTTCCTTTATACTCTTTTACTCTTATTATGGTAGAAGCTCAACAGTCAAGGCAGGCCTCAAAGCCATGGTTAAGCAGGACTTTCTCAATCTCCAAATCCTTGCTCGATCAGAAACATGTAGGGATTCCTGGATTGAATTTTTGTATGAGAGTACTTTCCTATTCCTAAGGATTAGCATATGACCAAATCACCTTACAGAggccctgcttttctttcctttttattgaaaatgatttttccacacaaaatattcagattacaatttgcctttccccatctccttccagtccctccccatctcgctactcactgtactgctcaggtctcactccttccagttagatgacaagcagaaaaacaaaaccaggatgaaaaacaaagaaaacacacatgaaacatacatgcacttacacacaaatgcataaagtcaataaaacacaaaatcatgaaccaaaacataaaagcaaaagtgtagaaaaatgactaaacaaagcatatgagagaaattaaaaagtacaattcaGCATTTGTGTAGGCCATCAACTCCTTGAGAGTTGGCctactcttaaatattctttgtataaCCAGGGTAAATctgctggaaaaataatttttcatttccaggcagTTATGAGTTAGAGAGAACATCTCAGTCAGGGATAGGAGATAGTGTAAAATTCCCCGATTCAGCTCTGGCACCTCCTCTAGACCCATGCAGAGACATATATCTACCCTAATGTTaatacaaataacaatatttgacttcttcctttctaatttgtatacccttgatctGCTTCAGTGGTCTTATTGATCAAAGACATCAAGTGCCCTATTTAATAGGTATATATACAGAGGAGATCACCTTACCTTGTCTGGATTTTAGTGGactttttcaagtttctctccatttaagttgatgttggttggctatgggcttgctctAAACTGCCTTTTTTATATTCAGTTACATCCATGTCTCTTGGGACTTTTGTCaagaaggatgttggattttgtcaaaggctttttctgcatctaatgtgatgattgTGAGGCTGCTGTCTCTCAGTTTGTTCACCTGGTAGATTGAAGATCTAGTGCAGAAGTTCCTGTGCCAGCTGTGCCAGCTACTCCTATACAAAGCAGAGTGGAGAACACCACAACAGGTGCAGCAACCCTTTTCACCTGGTGATCTACAGAGTCTAATTCATTGGGAATGCTTTCCCTGTGTGGGAGGTTATTGGGGTAACTACTGTGCCAGGATACAAATATCAGATGATGCATTTACAACTAGGGAATGTCTGCAAGAGGTAAGTCCTGATGCACAAGCCCACCTATCATCCGCTGGAAGCAAGAGGCACTCATATTCTTAATTGGTAGGAGTTACAATGGAATTGCAGAGATGTGAACGTTCTGAGGGTATCTGATTCCCATTACAATGGCTTTCTTCTGTTACTCAAGGGTCAgcttacctcactctggataCTGCCATGTGCACTGAGTACTCTCGGTAGTCTGTGAATAGTTTCCAGGAAGAGCTGTTCTATCATAGTAGGTGGGTTAGTCATTTAAGCATAACCAACAGTCCTATGTCAAATCAGGACAGGAGGAGTCAATTATCTGGAACAAGCTTTCATAAATGTTTGTGGAGTGGGTTGTTGAGACAGGAAGCCAGTAAACTTAGTGACACTTATGTTAGGGTAGGTGTGGTCATAGGCAGAGGCTAGGGCCTGAAGTCCAGCCTTGCAAGGACTTAATTGGGCCCAATAGCCAGCCCAGAACCTGTCTAACAACTTGTTGGATAGAGAAGAGAGTATTTCTATTGATTACCCCTGGAATCTGTATGCATACGTAACTCCTTTTTTTGTACATGCTCTGCATCCCCAAATATAGCCTGAATCCCATCCAgtggcctgttttcttctttcgGTGAAGCTGAGTGTCAGGTGGCTATAAGGTGAATATGCATGAGAGAAGCATggaggtttttcttctttttttcttttctttcgttggatattttctttacttacatttcaaatgttatccactttccagtctcccctccaaaaaccccctattccattcccctccccctacctctatgagagtgctcccctacccatgcacctactcctgccttcctgaccaGGCATTCCCCTCTACTGGAGCATAAAACCCCCACAAGACCAAGAGCCACTTCTCCCaatgatttccaacaaggccattctaagctacatatgcagccagagccatgggtccctccatttgtattcttttgttggtagCCCAACTAGCTTGATGAAATCAGATTTTAGTGAGAGTCCCAGTAGAACCTGTGCTTTCATAACCCCACTGTGCACAGTAGTAGTCCGAAGCTCCTTCACAGACTCTCTGATGGACCTGATGCTCTGGGTGcatgtaaaaatattgttttgacaGGTATTTTCTCACAGAGGGGTCTAACTGGTGATACAACAAATCTTCCAGGTCAAACTATAAAAATGGGAAGCAAGTTTCAGGTGGGGGCCATGTGGCTGGCCTGATGGATGAGATTGTTTGGTCAATGTTAACAATTATCCAAGTGAACATAAGAGCCTGATGAAGACGGTCTGTGATGGTTGTAAGATGTCAGCATAAAGGGAGCAGAATTAGGAATATTGAAGTAACAACTTCAGCAGATCAGCTGAGCGTGGCATGACTTTCCATTGTTCTAGTGCTAATTCCTTGGGAACTTCCTCTCACTCCAGGCAGGCTGAACATGGGAACAGTGTATCCATGCCTGGATTCTATTCACTTTAACAGCTGAACAGCTATAGGAAGATGGGTGAGAAGGTCTTGTGATCCACTTGTTTGGTGCtttacaggacagaaaaaaaaaacacatcaaatttcccactataaatcttggaataggattggggaaatagtaagtgggaaagcaaaggacaagttttaattctgcccttacccttctgttaccatggaaagagtgacacttgtgttagcaggggtgcaagctgtacttaaagcctggggcagagcatagagttgcgtagggaggctagaagggaaagatctgtggcatccacaagatataaaaagaatggtcagtgaagactcccacaggtggtgcagtacagaggttaattgagattgtggaattaggtgtggtagaactttagtacaagaagttctgtaagaagtctagctggtatgaaggcaggcatggcctggagccatgcttctcaaactgtggctccctcatcctctgtggtggagtattgaccatttcatgggggttggatatcagatatcctctatatcagatctttatagtataattcatacgggagccacactacagtaatgaagtagccaacaagttatttaatggttctggttgaccacaacaggaagaacGGTATTAAGGGGGCACAACACTGAGAAGATGAGAAACTACTGGCCTAGGgaatatgaatacataatgaataaatctctttgaatgttttcaaaattaataaaagatttttgcatgctttgaccaacaaacacttctctcccaggaggaggagacttcCTCCACACTGGTCTACACTTCTTAGTCATCATAAGAGCATGATGATGGAGCTTTTAGCtaatgtagatgccaagaaaagaCAATGGGTTTGTAATTCTGGTAATATAGTCTCCACGAATATCCACACCTGATCAGGGCTGATTGGACTATATGTGACTTCTCTGAACctaaacatctctggaatccacagactgatttcaaatgttttattcatattatattttattgggttacgattttgtttacagagttgtttgtggccatgaagaccagagaagggcctcagatcctctgaatgaccagttacagttggttgaaaactctcctgggtgtgctggaaactgaaccacagttctctgacagagcagtaattccttttgcagctgagttcccacaaactgaacctttaaaaagtcttcattgtcatttaagtctcagataaataaatattcatgtttgatatctccctttctttgggccctggtcatttgttctgtttgGATCAGTCCATACAGTTTCCCCCAATGAAATTCCTTTGGGCTGTGCTTATTTATGGTCAGCACCTACCTTGAATCCCAGTTTCCATcatgtcagacaaaaacaaacaagaacttcaacagggcagatatcatctagattgtgtgagactcctgttctgccattcacacctgcaattttaacatagtagagctgttttaaattctgagccaccatgctgctttcttgaagatgcagtgtaaatgctccagcaatactgtactctaaccagaagtAATTGGTAACTATATTGGGTGCTGCCATTGGAAGACAGGTGATGGTCATATCTGACTAGCTCCTAAAATCTCTTTATGCCTTTGAGTGAGGgctcaaagaaaacattctgtgcAGAATCCAGGGAGTGGAAGGCTTCAGCCGCCAAATAGGGATGTGACTCCAACATTGCCTTCCACTCTGAGTTCTCAGAGACTTCAGAGAAatgaagtgcaatgaaatccagggcctgagtcttcagccactgtgtgctgtggaggtcagccaggatgagagtgtctgcagctttctccacagagagtatcctgaagagggcatcctcacacatgaccttcaagtcctccaggccatacttgtcagcagctgccagcacacCAGTGGCCATGGAGTTGCTGTTGAGGTGTGGTGTTTTTCCCCTGAGTAGATGAAGTACATCATCTGGAAGACCTGAGGGTCCAGTCATGGATCTCAACAATGTTCTTTaggctctcctgcatttcatgttcaaacatggctctgaaaactggagaacaAGCTGCTAGGATGGCGTGGTGAGCCCTGAATACATGGCCACCTACCAATAGGGTTCAGTCTTTGAAGAgagatttctcccacagctttgctAGGTCATCTCTCAACATCTGTCTTGGctccttgattgcaggtgtcatgatCTGTCCAGGCATGCAAAGATGGCTCCTattatgctcaccttgcagcagaggctgagctggtcttcagggacaagccattgctgatgggagaggaggaaacctagAAGGATGAACTTTTTGAATCCCCACTTTTTGTATTGCTGAAAGCTTACGACATTGGGGTTCTTCATACTTTggcatttctctccttgggaatttatgatccagaatttgaactttgcccaaactgggctctctggacagctgagcaaccccaggtaaactgacaggtaatctttgctttcttcatcaaccccGTTTGGgtgtactctcaaacaccatgctatttcttcattggcctctaatgagaacactgggcttgaaatccttttctgaattccccgcatgcaaaatgagaagttgcttatagtccactcatagcagattttttttttacactgatctgtgtggagccccagctctttgtctccatgtcccctgacatttctgcGGGAGGTAGTTTGAAGGTTAATCTTGACCTGAGAGAACACCAGAGGTTATTTACTCTTCATCCTATTGAACACGATTATAGGTATACTTTggattttagtttcaatttccctaagttctctctctctctctctctctctctctctctctctctctctctctctctctctctccctctctctgtctatctctctgtctctctctgtctctctctccctctccgtctccctctccgtctcccttttcctctctctccctctctctctccgtctctccctctcttttcctctctctctccctttccctttacctccctctctctccctctctctccctctctttgcctatctccctcctcctctccctctccctccatctctccctctttccctcttccccccctctctctttcccccaaacactggaatttctatgtgtgtgtatgtgtttgagtttcGTGACTCTTAGGTCAGTGGCCACTAGTTGGGCTATTCTATCCACCTCTGGATAGGaaagtctgtaaaactttatatatCCTCATCTCAAGTGTGTTGTATTTTCAGGGTCCTATAGAGAATGTACAGAATGAATTCCTTTATGTAAATAGacagagaatatagaagaataacatacaggctgaggtctagctaatataacaatgactacagtcagtatttacttattccacaaggtgtgaagtctcaggtgttcttcagtatatactggaattcttaagaagaagggtctaatgccagtgaaggaatgggcttgctatttagatgagagcaggaagccaaagaaaaaagcttccttcttctttatgcttattgtgggcctccagtagaaggtgtggcctagttaagggagtgtcttctagtctgaagatctggattaaaggtgtgtgtttttctgcctcaagactcagattaaaggtgtatgtttttctcagattaaatgtgtatgttttttctgACAAGAAGAATCTGCATTTGAACTGAATCTACctacttcaacttaagaaaaaaaaattcgcAGGGCactgggggcacacgcctttaatcccaatatttgggaggcagaggcaggcagatttctgagttcaaggccaggcttgtctacaaagtgagttccaggacagccatggctacacagagaaacactgtcttgaaaaaaagcaaaagaaaaaaaatttaaaaggcatgcCTTCCACTTTAGTATGTCCACAAGTAGTGCAGACTAGAACAATAACCATCAACAATATACTTTGCTTACTAGggacaatcttgcataaataaagagatgatgtaaatctctgcacagatacgatttacccatgcactggtcttacaaatgctatcataaacatgatcagggaaggggtgctttccttaactgctcaggagtctgagtgttcacaaaatgtaaagcatgtggaagagctcctgtatggtgggcaggatcagagccccaaacctctgaagatggctctattctttcctgtgttttattccatttacactttgtacttcccctcagggtcttcagggcccccttacctccttcctctgaaactatctgttttaggcatctcctacattcttctgatttttccttgactgccaacagactttttgatgggtctggagtctgttgcttctggccacttaacttttttctcttttgtagtcctcttttattaaatactctctctgccactatcactaaatctctcaaacacctttccctaacctctagaccctctgcaggtttttttaaatatgctgcctaattaataaaagctagatcaaaagctgtctttgcttctgctttctgtgggggtgtgttttaattacaaattccacattattcattgatacaatttagctaacaagaatagttatccagcatcagaaacttgaacaccaaaaactaagactagagaacacagatattcctgatgtatggtcagatttttgaaattcagactccatttttaaaaaatctgttcaaattaatatcctggcacctagcattagtttccaagatgcccctcaacaaaacctgagcctagcttcactctctaagccaatctctaataagaccagcatcttcaattggcaccctcaacaagaccaggttattccaacaacacacctgcaaccccagattacaaaaccaccacctgcctaatgaccatcaatgcagaggggaacagaagttaagtttatgttagccaggtggtggtggagcatgcctttaaccaCAGCATTTGTGAGaaggagacaagcagatttctgagttcgaggccagcctggtctacaaactgagttccaggacatccaggactacacagagaaaccctgtctggaggaacagggagagagaagaaggcttatggggcttgcagggagtggggacccagaaaaggggaaatcatttgaaatgtaaataaagaatacatcgaataaaaaaaagaaagaaaaaaataagtgcccaaaagatcaactctgaagctaaagtcagaggtgtccttctgaaaatgatattcaagagacagaagcagaagaacctaaactgaagtggtaccctaggatacacactagggctgttctgggaaaataagtttattttaattgatgtcattcttcataactaagttaatatctaaaacaaacacaaaaacattaaatgaaaaaaatgacacaggttgagctattattaaaaaaaaaaaaaaaaaaaaaaaaaaaacagttgagctatctgtaccatggagctggggatgctccacagccatctgtgcacaggtcccaccagaagagagctgggctcccgggagtgctggcacaggcttacaggcccacaggaagtacaagctccaggtaggaacacagaaacaacagaaccatgtaacaccaaaaataacaagatggtgaaagtcaagcccaagaaccctaccaacaaaaaccaaggctacttagcatcatcagaagccagttctcccagcacagcaagttctggataaccaAATATACCACAgatcaagatttgaatttaaaatcacattgcatgatgctgatagaggacttcaagaccaactcactgataagtggatattagcctagaagctcagaatacccaaaatacaattcaaagaccacatgaagctcaagaagaaagaagaccaaagtgttgctacattgattcttcttagaaggggtacaaaatacccatgggaagaaatacaaagtgtggagcagagagtaaaagaatggatatCCATAGACTTCCCCACCTGTGGCAGgggcatcccatatgcagttaacaaacccagacactattgtggatgccaataagtgcttgctgacaggagccagatataactctcttctgagaggctttgccagtgcctgacaaatacagagggggatgcacacacatcccaacattgaaatgagcaaagggtttcaatggaggaactagctaaaggacccaaggtgttgaaagtgtttgcaaccccataggatgaacaaaaatacgaaccaaccagtaatcccagagttctcagggacttaagcacaaatgagagagtacacatggaagaaacgatgactccagacacatgggtaacagaggatagcctgaacagacatcaatgagaggagagacccttggacccttgaaggctcattgcctcagaGTACccctaccaggtcagggaagctggagtgggtgggttagtgagcagagggaggggatgggatagaggttttcagaggggcattgagcaaagaggacatttgaaatgtaaataaagaagatatttaagtaaaattgaagaaaaaataatggcaaaaaagccagaacacaaaacctgggctcactcactctgctgcaatccacgctggaagccaatgttttgacatggttcacctgacaatctactccatctaccagcttctggaggtcatggaggagccactcctatgatgtttcagaaagcagaatccttgaaccagaacattgattacttgcagtgaaaatttgcatgtaatgctgtttgggcagaacacacacacacagacacacatacgctactaatgctatgttttccatgcagacaggaggctagcatggctgtcctctcagaggctctaccaacagctaactgaaatgcagttacagctaagcattggattgtagtaggggaaccctatggatgagttaggcgaaggattaaaggaactaaaggagatggcaactctaaaaaaaatgaccagtatcacctaatctggactttcaggggccaccagagactaagccaccaaccagtgagcatacatgaacttgtctgatgccccaagaacaaatgaagtacaggcatacattgtctggcctcagtggaagaggatgtgcctaatcctatagagacttaatgccccagggagggggaatgcatggggagcaccctctcagaggccaaggagatgggggagggctgaaaaactgtgaggggagcactgcagtgaggtagaatttcagatgaaaattaataaaataaaaattgaaaaaaggataatccagccaggcagtggtgccacacacctttaatcccagcatttgggaggcagagacaggcagatttcagagtttgaggccagcctggtctacaaagtgagttccaggacagccagggctacacagagaaaccctgtctcaaaaaaccagataaacacacacacacacacacacacagagagagagagagagagagagagagagagagagagagagagagagagagagagagacagagacagagacagagagacagagacagagagacagagagacagagagaaacagaaagagaagcatttaggatattccagaaccattgttctaattggctctgaagaaggatttcctcggagggaagtacaagactaccaccgacataattgggaggagtgatcacaaggtctgtgcttctgattggaataacacacaggaaagaagaaagccatcttcagagttttggggctctgattcctgaccaccatacaggagctcttctacatgccctccatttggtgaacactcagactcttgaccagttaaggaaaacatcccttccctgatcaggtttatggcagaaatcagtgtaaaaaccagcacaggagtaaataatagctttgcagatattgacatgataccttcatttatggaagtctgaagtatcagtaagcaaagtaccctggtgatggctcttcttgtctagactacctgtggactcatgtaacatataaaatggagggatcatcttttaaaagcttgttttgcttaaattgaaatagatagatccagttcaaacacagattcttagggttgaaaatcacacacctttaatctgagtcttcaggcagtaaaacaaacacctttaatccagaagctGAGACGTGAAGACACATCCTTAATAGGGCCacgccttctactggaggcctatataagcatatgaagaaGTAGACtgtgtctttgcctgcctgctctcatcttactagcaagcccatttcttcactggcattagactctacttcagaataccagcatatactgaagaaaacctgagacttcaaacctcgtggactaagtaagtactgactgtagtcattgttatattagttgaatttatgttgttctcatatatcctctttctatttatataaaggaattaattctgtatgttcaataaacacacacagatatatactcagagagagagagaaagagagagagaagacagagaggggggaagagagacacagagaaccagagacagttacacagagacagagagaaaaacagcagagagaaagaatttaggagaaatctaaaataaaatctaaagagtatatataattgtatgtatcaggatgaagaatcaataaatgctagttcttcttttcagatcaatgttaacctccaaactaccgccaacagaaatgtcaggggacatggaagccaagggctccacacagatcagtgtaaaaaacatctgctatgagtggaccattagcaacttctcattttgcatggatggaattcagaaagagattagaagcccagagttctcattagaggacaatgaggaagtggcatggtgtttgagagtatacccaaatggagttgataaagaaagcaaagattacctgtcagttgacccgggattgctcagctgtcccgtgtgcccagtttgggcaaagtttgagttctggatcataaattcccaaggagagaaatgtcaaagtaggaagaaccccagtgttgtaagcttttggcaataccaacacaggggattcaaagagttcatccttcgagatttcctcctctcccatcagcatttacttctccctgaagaccagctcaccatctgctgcaaggtgagcatagcgggagccatcttcagcatgcctggacagaacatgacacctgcaatcaaggatccaaggcatgtgttggcagatgacctagggaagctttgggagacttccatcttcacagactgctccctattggtgggtggccatgaattcagggctcacaaggccatcctagcagctcgctctccagttttcagagccatgtttgaacatgaaatgcaggagagactaaaaaacctcgttgagattcatgacttggatccccaagtcttccaggagatgatgggcttcatctacacatggaaggcaccaaacctcaagagctactccatggcctctggtctgctggcagctgctgacaggtatggcctggacggcttgaaggccatgtgtgaggatgccctctgcaggatcctctctgtggagaatgctgcaaacactctcatcctggctgacctccacagcacacagtggctgaagactcaggccctggatttcattacagattttgcctatgaggtctctaagacctcagggtggaagtcattggtggagtcacatccccccttggtggctgaagccttctgctccctggcttctgcacagtgtccttctttggagccatgatttaaatgcctaaagtgatctcagaagatggacagctgtgacctgcacctcttctgcaacagcagcaaccagcttttttaccaatgacttctgcttaGACAATGGTATTGAGGGAGCATTTTCACTTTATCAGAGGaatggcagcatggtggctcagg carries:
- the LOC127682517 gene encoding TD and POZ domain-containing protein 2-like, with product MSGDMEAKGSTQISVKNICYEWTISNFSFCMDGIQKEIRSPEFSLEDNEEVAWCLRVYPNGVDKESKDYLSVDPGLLSCPVCPVWAKFEFWIINSQGEKCQSRKNPSVVSFWQYQHRGFKEFILRDFLLSHQHLLLPEDQLTICCKVSIAGAIFSMPGQNMTPAIKDPRHVLADDLGKLWETSIFTDCSLLVGGHEFRAHKAILAARSPVFRAMFEHEMQERLKNLVEIHDLDPQVFQEMMGFIYTWKAPNLKSYSMASGLLAAADRYGLDGLKAMCEDALCRILSVENAANTLILADLHSTQWLKTQALDFITDFAYEVSKTSGWKSLVESHPPLVAEAFCSLASAQ